The following are encoded in a window of Vigna unguiculata cultivar IT97K-499-35 chromosome 8, ASM411807v1, whole genome shotgun sequence genomic DNA:
- the LOC114194130 gene encoding glutamate synthase [NADH], amyloplastic isoform X1 has protein sequence MSNALSFTIPALNNPQINVFNSPNKAARLRLRSRVARCSASTVEKKRLFGTQVRSSGLDRIQLLQSRRLPKWRVAVRSAFSAVPEKPLGLYDPAMDKDSCGVGFVAELSGECNRRTVTDALEMLVRMTHRGACGCEANTGDGAGILVALPHVFYQEVVDFELPPQGKYAVGMFFLPRSENRREESKRIFTKVAESLGHTVLGWRSVPTDNTELGKSALQTEPVIEQVFLTPSAQSNVDLERQMYILRKLSMAAITSALNLQNDGITDFYICSLSSRTVVYKGQLTPAQLRDYYFADLGNERFTSYMALIHSRFSTNTFPSWDRAQPMRVLGHNGEINTLRGNVNWMKAREGLLKCKELGLSENELKKLLPIVDANSSDSGAFDGVLEFLLHSGKSLPEAVMMMIPEAWQNDKNMDSQRKAFYEYFSALMEPWDGPALISFTDGHYLGATLDRNGLRPGRFYVTHSGRVIMASEVGVVDIPPEDICRKGRLNPGMMLLVDFEKHAVVNDDALKEQYSLARPYEDWLKNQKIELKDIVDSVPESGRVPPPIAGVAPPSNDDVDMVNMGIHGLLAPLKAFGYSVESLEMLLLPMAKDGVEALGSMGNDTPLAVMSNREKLSFEYFKQMFAQVTNPPIDPIREKIVTSMRCMVGPEGDLTEITEQQCHRLSLKGPLLSTEEMEAIKKMNYRGWNSKVIDITYSKERGKRGLEEALDRICAEAHDAIKEGYTTLVLSDRAFSRKRVAVSSLLAVGAVHQHLVKTLERTRVALIVESAEPREVHHFCTLVGFGADAICPYLAIEAIWRLQVDGKIPPKANGEFHSKEELVKKYFKASNYGMMKVLAKMGISTLASYKGAQIFEALGLSSEVIEKCFAGTPSRVEGATFEALARDALQLHELAFPSRVFSPGSAEAVALPNPGDYHWRKGGEVHLNDPVAIAKLQEAARTNSADAYKQYAKFIHELNKACNLRGLLKFKETAVKIPIDEVEPASEIVKRFCTGAMSYGSISLEAHTALAMAMNKIGGKSNTGEGGEQPSRMEPLPDGTRNPKRSAIKQVASGRFGVSSYYLTNADELQIKMAQGAKPGEGGELPGHKVIGDIAVTRNSTAGVGLISPPPHHDIYSIEDLAQLIHDLKNANPTARISVKLVSEAGVGIIASGVVKGHADHVLISGHDGGTGASRWTGIKNAGLPWELGLAETHQTLVANDLRGRTVLQTDGQLKTGRDVAIATLLGAEEFGFSTAPLITLGCIMMRKCHKNTCPVGIATQDPVLREKFAGEPEHVINFFFMVAEEMREIMSQLGFRTVNEMVGRSDMLEVDKEVIKSNEKLENIDLSLLLRPAAELRPEAAQYCVQKQDHGLDNALDNKLISLSNAALEKGLPVYIETPIYNVNRAVGTMLSHEVTKRYHLAGLPNDTIHIRFTGSAGQSFGAFLCPGITLELEGDSNDYVGKGLSGGKIVVYPPKGSNFDPKENIVIGNVALYGATRGEAYFNGMAAERFCVRNSGAKAVVEGVGDHGCEYMTGGTVVVLGETGRNFAAGMSGGIAYVLDLNGKFQSRCNLELVDLDKVEEEEDIYTLRMLIQQHQRHTNSLLAKEVLDDFENLLPKFIKVFPREYKRALASVKSEEASKDAVVHAAKDAEEQDDEAQAVEKDAFEELKKLAAASLNEKQSQAEAPKRPSRVSDAIKHRGFVAYEREGVQYRDPNVRMTDWKEVMEETKPGPLLKTQSARCMDCGTPFCHQENSGCPLGNKIPEFNELVYQNRWKEALERLLETNNFPEFTGRVCPAPCEGSCVLGIIENPVSIKSIECAIIDKAFEEGWMVPRPPVKRTGKRVAIVGSGPAGLAAADQLNKMGHTVTVYERADRIGGLMMYGVPNMKSDKVDVVQRRVNLMTEEGVDFVVNANVGNDPLYSLDRLREENDAIVLAVGSTKPRDLPVPGRELSGVHFAMEFLHANTKSLLDSNLEDGNYISAKDKKVVVIGGGDTGTDCIGTSIRHGCSSIVNLELLPQPPPTRAPGNPWPQWPRIFRVDYGHQEAAAKFGKDPRSYEVLTKRFVGDENGVLKGLEVIRVCWEKDETGKFQFKEIEGSEEIIEADLVLLAMGFLGPEPTIAEKLGVDRDNRSNFKADYGRFSTNVKGVFAAGDCRRGQSLVVWAISEGRQAAAQVDNYLVKEDEEHKNQDGHVKRQQGFNKKQQGSSKHTVMT, from the exons ATGTCTAACGCTTTGTCCTTCACTATCCCCGCTCTAAACAACCCTCAAATAAACGTTTTCAACAGCCCTAACAAAGCAGCGCGTCTGCGTCTGAGAAGCAGGGTTGCTCGGTGCTCTGCCTCAACCGTAGAGAAGAAAAGACTGTTCGGCACACAGGTGCGGTCGAGCGGGTTGGACCGGATCCAGTTGCTGCAATCAAGGCGGTTGCCAAAATGGAGGGTGGCGGTCCGGTCAGCATTCTCCGCCGTGCCGGAAAAGCCACTGGGGCTGTATGATCCAGCTATGGACAAAGACTCGTGCGGGGTGGGGTTCGTGGCGGAGTTGTCGGGAGAGTGTAACCGCAGAACG GTAACTGACGCGCTTGAAATGTTGGTGAGGATGACGCACAGAGGTGCTTGCGGATGCGAAGCCAACACTGGAGATGGTGCTGGAATTCTTGTTGCTCTGCCTCATGTCTTTTACCAGGAG GTTGTGGATTTTGAGCTTCCTCCCCAAGGAAAATATGCAGTCGGCATGTTTTTCTTGCCAAGGTCTGAAAATCGAAGGGAGGAAAGCAAAAGAATATTTACCAAG GTTGCTGAATCTCTGGGGCACACTGTTCTTGGTTGGCGGTCTGTACCCACTGATAACACAGAATTGGGCAAATCGGCTCTACAGACGGAACCAGTGATTGAACAGGTGTTTCTGACGCCAAGTGCTCAATCAAATGTTGATTTGGAAAGACAG ATGTACATATTAAGGAAGCTCAGCATGGCAGCTATTACATCTGCACTAAACCTCCAAAATGACGGCATTACTGATTTCTATATCTGTTCACTTTCATCAAG GACTGTTGTTTACAAGGGTCAGCTAACACCAGCTCAGTTGAGGGATTATTACTTTGCTGATCTTGGCAATGAAAGGTTTACGAGCTACATGGCCCTG ATACATTCACGGTTTTCTACAAATACTTTTCCTAGCTGGGATCGTGCTCAACCTATGCGTGTATTAGGACACAATGGCGAAATCAACACACTCAGAGGCAATGTTAACTG GATGAAGGCACGTGAGGGTTTACTAAAATGCAAGGAGCTTGGTTTATCAGAGAATGAATTAAAGAAGCTTTTGCCCATTGTGGATGCAAATTCATCAGATTCAG GAGCTTTTGATGGTGTGCTCGAGTTTTTGCTTCATTCAGGAAAAAGTCTCCCTGAAGCTGTTATGATGATGATTCCTGAAGCATGGCAAAATGACAAGAACATGGATTCTCAGCGTAAAGCATTTTATGAATACTTCTCAGCTCTCATGGAGCCATGGGATGGGCCAGCTCTTATATCAT TTACCGATGGTCACTATCTTGGAGCTACATTGGATAGGAATGGACTGCGACCAGGCCGTTTCTATGTCACTCATAGTGGACGAGTTATAATGGCAAGTGAAGTTGGGGTTGTTGACATTCCACCGGAAGATATATGTAGGAAAGGAAGACTAAATCCTGGCATGATGCTTCTGGTTGATTTTGAGAAGCATGCAGTTGTAAATGATGATGCCTTAAAAGAGCAGTACTCATTGGCAAGACCTTATGAGGATTGGCTCAAAAATCAGAAAATTGAACTCAAAGACATTGTTGATTCTGTTCCTGAATCTGGAAGAGTACCACCACCGATAGCAGGAGTTGCTCCA CCATCCAATGATGACGTAGATATGGTAAATATGGGCATCCATGGCTTACTGGCTCCATTGAAAGCTTTTGG ATATTCAGTTGAATCATTGGAAATGCTGTTACTTCCTATGGCCAAGGATGGTGTAGAAGCCCTTGGGTCAATGGGAAATGATACACCACTAGCTGTCATGTCTAATAGAGAGAAACTTAGTTTTGAATATTTCAAGCAAATGTTTGCTCAAGTGACAAACCCTCCTATTGATCCTATCAGAGAGAAAATAGTCACTTCTATGCGATGTATGGTTGGTCCAGAAGGCGATCTGACTGAAATCACGGAGCAGCAATGTCACCGCCTTTCCCTCAAAGGTCCCCTTTTATCCACTGAAGAAATGGAAGccattaaaaaaatgaactatAGGGGATGGAACAGCAAAGTTATAGACATAACGTACTCAAAGGAACGTGGTAAGAGAGGCTTGGAGGAAGCCTTGGACAGGATATGTGCAGAAGCACATGATGCAATTAAAGAAGGCTATACCACACTTGTGCTGTCTGATAGAG CCTTCTCAAGGAAACGTGTTGCCGTGAGCTCCCTTCTAGCTGTTGGTGCTGTCCATCAACATCTAGTTAAAACACTTGAGCGCACTAGAGTTGCCTTAATAGTTGAATCTGCTGAGCCACGTGAAGTGCACCATTTCTGTACACTTGTTGGTTTTGGTGCTGATGCTATATGCCCATATTTGGCTATAGAGGCAATTTGGCGACTGCAGGTTGATGGAAAGATCCCACCTAAAGCAAATGGTGAATTCCACTCAAAAGAAGAGTTGGTCAAGAAGTATTTCAAAGCAAGCAACTATGGAATGATGAAGGTTCTTGCCAAGATGGGAATATCAACTTTGGCATCATACAAAGGTGCTCAGATTTTTGAAGCTCTGGGTCTTTCATCTGAAGTGATTGAGAAGTGCTTTGCTGGGACTCCAAGTCGAGTCGAGGGTGCAACATTCGAGGCACTTGCTCGTGATGCTTTGCAACTGCATGAGTTGGCTTTTCCTTCCCGTGTTTTCTCTCCTGGAAGTGCAGAAGCTGTAGCGTTACCAAATCCTGGTGATTATCACTGGAGAAAGGGTGGTGAAGTTCATCTGAATGATCCTGTTGCTATAGCAAAGCTTCAAGAGGCTGCCAGAACTAACAGTGCAGATGCATATAAACAGTATGCCAAGTTCATTCATGAATTGAACAAGGCTTGCAATTTGCGGGGTCTTCTGAAATTTAAAGAGACAGCTGTTAAAATTCCTATTGATGAAGTGGAGCCAGCTAGCGAAATAGTAAAACGGTTCTGCACTGGGGCCATGAGTTATGGTTCAATATCATTGGAGGCACACACAGCATTAGCAATGGCTATGAATAAAATTGGCGGGAAATCCAACACAG GTGAGGGAGGGGAGCAACCATCTCGTATGGAGCCTCTTCCTGATGGCACAAGGAATCCCAAAAGGAGTGCCATTAAGCAAGTGGCTAGTGGGAGATTTGGAGTCTCAAGTTACTACCTTACAAATGCTGATGAACTACAGATAAAAATGGCCCAG GGAGCAAAACCTGGGGAGGGAGGTGAACTTCCTGGCCACAAGGTTATAGGAGACATTGCTGTTACTAGGAATTCAACTGCCGGGGTAGGACTTATCAGTCCACCTCCCCATCATGATATTTATTCAATTGAAGACCTTGCCCAATTAATTCATGATCTGAAG AATGCCAATCCAACTGCTCGGATTAGTGTGAAGTTGGTATCTGAAGCTGGAGTGGGAATTATTGCAAGTGGAGTTGTTAAAGGCCATGCCGACCATGTGTTGATCTCAGGTCATGATGGAGGTACTGGGGCATCCAGATGGACTGGCATAAAGAATGCTGGGCTTCCTTGGGAACTTGGCCTGGCTGAGACCCACCAGACTTTGGTTGCTAATGATCTTCGTGGTCGTACAGTCCTCCAAACTGATGGCCAACTGAAAACAGGGAGAGATGTGGCCATAGCTACGCTGCTTGGTGCAGAAGAGTTTGGCTTCAGTACTGCTCCGCTCATTACTCTTGGATGCATCATGATGCGGAAGTGCCACAAGAACACTTGTCCAGTTGGCATTGCCACTCAAGATCCCGTGCTCAGAGAAAAGTTTGCTGGAGAACCCGAGCATGTTATCAACTTCTTTTTTATGGTGGCAGAAGAAATGAGAGAAATTATGTCCCAGCTTGGGTTTAGGACAGTTAATGAGATGGTTGGTCGATCTGATATGCTTGAGGTTGATAAGGAAGTCATTAAGAGCAACGAGAAACTAGAGAACATTGATCTCTCTCTATTGCTTAGACCTGCAGCTGAATTGCGCCCAGAAGCTGCTCAGTATTGTGTGCAAAAACAGGATCATGGTTTGGACAATGCCTTGGATAACAAGCTCATAAGTCTGTCTAATGCTGCTTTGGAAAAGGGTCTCCCTGTATACATTGAGACTCCAATCTATAATGTAAACCGTGCAGTGGGAACCATGCTGAGCCATGAGGTGACTAAACGGTACCACCTTGCTGGTCTTCCAAACGACACCATTCATATCAGATTTACCGGCAGTGCAGGCCAGAGCTTTGGTGCATTCCTCTGTCCTGGTATCACTTTGGAACTTGAAGGTGATAGTAATGACTACGTTGGTAAAGGATTATCCGGTGGCAAGATTGTTGTGTATCCTCCTAAAGGAAGTAATTTTGACCCTAAGGAGAACATTGTGATTGGTAATGTGGCTCTCTATGGAGCCACTCGAGGAGAAGCTTACTTCAATGGGATGGCAGCAGAAAGATTTTGCGTCCGTAATTCTGGGGCTAAGGCTGTTGTGGAAGGTGTTGGTGATCACGGGTGTGAGTACATGACTGGCGGAACTGTTGTTGTGCTTGGGGAAACTGGTAGAAATTTTGCTGCAGGTATGAGTGGCGGGATTGCTTATGTTCTTGATTTGAATGGAAAGTTCCAATCTCGATGCAACTTGGAACTAGTAGATCTGGACAAGGTTGAAGAGGAAGAGGACATTTATACTCTTAGAATGTTGATACAGCAGCATCAGCGTCACACAAATAGTCTGCTTGCCAAAGAAGTGCTTGATGATTTTGAGAATCTTCTTCCTAAATTTATCAAGGTATTCCCTCGGGAATATAAACGTGCTCTAGCTAGTGTGAAGTCTGAGGAAGCCTCCAAAGATGCAGTGGTGCATGCAGCAAAAGATGCAGAGGAGCAAGATGATGAAGCACAAGCCGTAGAGAAGGATGCTTTTGAAGAACTAAAGAAACTGGCAGCTGCATCTTTGAATGAGAAACAGAGTCAG GCTGAGGCACCCAAGAGGCCAAGTCGAGTCAGTGATGCCATTAAGCATAGAGGTTTTGTTGCATATGAGCGCGAGGGTGTTCAGTATAGGGATCCTAATGTTCGCATGACAGATTGGAAGGAAGTGATGGAGGAGACAAAGCCTGGTCCCCTGTTGAAAACACAGTCAGCCCGTTGCATGGACTGTGGTACCCCTTTCTGTCATCAG GAAAATTCTGGATGCCCTCTTGGAAATAAAATACCAGAGTTTAATGAGCTAGTATACCAAAATAGGTGGAAGGAAGCATTAGAGAGGCTTCTTGAAACAAATAACTTTCCAGAGTTTACTGGTCGGGTGTGCCCAGCTCCTTGTGAAGGTTCTTGTGTCCTTGGTATTATTGAGAATCCCGTGTCTATTAAAAGCATTGAATGTGCCATCATAGATAAGGCTTTTGAGGAGGGTTGGATGGTGCCACGACCTCCGGTCAAGAGAACTGG GAAAAGAGTAGCCATCGTTGGAAGTGGACCAGCTGGTTTGGCAGCTGCTGATCAGCTAAATAAAATGGGTCATACGGTAACAGTGTATGAAAGAGCTGATAGGATTGGAGGGCTTATGATGTATGGGGTCCCCAACATGAAATCTGACAAAGTAGATGTAGTTCAACGACGAGTGAATCTTATGACCGAGGAGGGAGTAGACTTTGTGGTGAATGCTAATGTTGGAAATGACCCTTTATACTCTCTTGATCGGCTTCGGGAGGAAAATGATGCCATTGTCTTGGCTGTAGGATCTACAAAACCAAG GGATCTTCCTGTACCTGGGCGGGAGCTGTCAGGAGTTCATTTTGCCATGGAGTTTCTCCATGCAAATACTAAAAGCTTGCTTGATAGTAATCTCGAAGATGGTAACTACATTTCAGCCAAGGACAAGAAGGTCGTGGTCATTGGTGGAGGTGACACTGGCACAGATTGCATAGGAACGTCCATTCGTCATGGTTGTAGCAGCATTGTAAATCTTGAACTCCTTCCTCAGCCCCCACCAACTAGGGCTCCTGGCAACCCGTGGCCTCAG TGGCCTCGCATATTCCGAGTAGATTACGGCCACCAAGAGGCTGCAGCCAAATTTGGCAAAGATCCAAGATCATACGAGGTTCTGACTAAAAGGTTTGTCGGGGATGAAAACGGAGTTTTGAAAGGACTTGAAGTGATTCGCGTTTGCTGGGAAAAGGATGAAACAGGCAAGTTTCAGTTTAAGGAAATTGAGGGTTCGGAAGAGATTATTGAAGCTGACCTAGTTTTACTAGCCATGGGTTTCCTTGGTCCCGAGCCT ACAATTGCAGAGAAGTTGGGTGTGGATAGAGACAACAGGTCAAACTTCAAGGCTGATTATGGGCGGTTCTCAACTAACGTGAAAGGGGTGTTTGCAGCCGGGGATTGTCGGCGGGGTCAGTCCCTGGTGGTGTGGGCCATTTCGGAGGGACGACAAGCTGCGGCACAGGTAGACAATTACCTTGTGAAAGAAGATGAAGAGCACAAGAATCAGGATGGGCATGTCAAGAGGCAGCAGGGCTTCAACAAGAAGCAGCAGGGCAGCAGCAAACACACTGTCATGACTTAG